A single genomic interval of Pomacea canaliculata isolate SZHN2017 linkage group LG5, ASM307304v1, whole genome shotgun sequence harbors:
- the LOC112565144 gene encoding LOW QUALITY PROTEIN: uncharacterized protein LOC112565144 (The sequence of the model RefSeq protein was modified relative to this genomic sequence to represent the inferred CDS: inserted 1 base in 1 codon): protein MSAVSLVQGASRGIGLGFCRALLARSSDSLVIATSRKPSTASELQNLQXQYPQRLTVLSVDVTDSRQIEDAASFVKNQFGRLDLLINSAGILHPSGKGETSLRDVNQECLTETFQTNTIGPLLVAKHFASLLGEGKGLFGRQGPDAKQQHSAILVNISAHAGSITDNGLGGWYSYRMSKVAVNMMTKNLSIELGRGKKKVVCVSLHPGTVDTDLSQPYKKSMPNLFTVDHSVKCLMSVIDSLSIEDSGKFLSYDRKPIPF, encoded by the exons ATGTCGGCGGTGTCCCTTGTTCAAGGCGCCAGTCGTGGAATAGGACTGGGATTCTGTCGTGCTTTGCTTGCTAGATCCTCCGACAGTCTGGTAATAGCGACATCTCGCAAACCCAGTACAGCTTCTGAATTGCAGAATCTTC ATCAATATCCGCAAAGACTGACGGTGCTGTCGGTTGATGTAACCGATTCTCGGCAGATCGAGGATGCAGCAAGTTTTGTTAAGAATCAATTTGGCAGGCTTGACCTTCTCATAAACTCTGCAGGAATTTTGCATCCATCAGGGAAGGGAGAGACGAGCCTGAGGGATGTTAATCAAGAG TGTCTTACAGAAACCTTCCAGACCAATACCATTGGGCCTTTACTTGTGGCTAAACATTTTGCTTCCTTACTAGGAGAGGGAAAGGGATTGTTTGGTAGACAAGGGCCAGATGCCAAGCAGCAGCATTCAGCAATACTTGTCAATATATCAGCGCATGCTGGCTCCATTACAGACAATG GTCTTGGTGGCTGGTACAGTTACAGGATGTCCAAAGTAGCTGTCAACATGATGACCAAAAACCTCAGCATTGAGCtgggaagaggaaagaaaaaagttgtgtgtgtgtcccttcACCCAGGTACAGTAGACACAGATTTGTCACAACCCTACAAAAAAAGTATGCCAAATCTGTTCACTGTAGACCATTCTGTCAAGTGCTTAATGTCTGTCATAGATAGCCTTTCCATAGAGGATTCTGGGAAGTTTTTGTCATATGATAGAAAACCAATACCATTCTAA